The Nitrospirota bacterium genome includes a region encoding these proteins:
- the ppcA gene encoding phosphoenolpyruvate carboxylase, whose product MKIPRVMSTQHPDNVILPFFAESQDMSGDDEIQEAYYAYSHLGIDEQMWDCEGKEVDDFVVRKLFTKYEHFFKQRRLGEDVFLTLRVPNPDVERQEAKVLIETLESIPRSCDAARLFYGQDIPSIFEVILPMTMSPESLNRVYYYYKDFVVGKEHKPFYPGDIPIAEWIGEFKPETVNVIPLFEDKVHMLEAHRIMGAYLKGKDIKHQRVFIARSDPAMNYGMVSAILCNKIALQRLRRLSEETGVALYPILGAGSAPFRGHLTPDTVDMMLEEYPDVQTFTIQSAFKYDYPVSSVITAIETLRKTQMTRGYDLDEGKCIEIIEKVSAEYRRLIEHLAPLINHLAGFVPRRRMRKLHVGLFGYARSVGATSLPRVISFCAACYSIGLPPELLGLNVLTCEDIACMKDMHVNFMFDMKTAMSFFNEEVLALLPDEVRRSLRLDWGEYRVLPEYREVTSRLIRALRENDRANIQGMLVEAAHIRKFLG is encoded by the coding sequence GTGAAGATTCCGCGGGTGATGTCGACGCAGCATCCCGACAATGTCATCCTGCCCTTTTTCGCGGAGAGCCAGGACATGTCGGGCGACGACGAGATACAGGAGGCGTATTACGCCTATTCGCATCTCGGGATCGATGAGCAGATGTGGGATTGCGAGGGCAAGGAAGTCGACGACTTCGTGGTCCGGAAGCTCTTCACCAAATACGAGCATTTCTTCAAACAGAGGCGGCTGGGGGAGGATGTCTTCCTCACGCTGCGGGTCCCCAATCCCGACGTGGAACGGCAGGAAGCGAAAGTGCTCATCGAGACGCTCGAGAGCATACCCCGCTCGTGCGATGCGGCGCGGCTGTTCTACGGGCAGGATATCCCGTCCATCTTCGAAGTGATCCTCCCGATGACCATGTCCCCCGAGAGCCTGAACAGGGTGTATTATTACTACAAGGACTTTGTCGTCGGGAAGGAGCATAAGCCCTTCTATCCCGGCGACATCCCCATCGCCGAGTGGATCGGCGAGTTCAAGCCCGAGACGGTCAACGTGATCCCGCTCTTCGAGGACAAGGTCCATATGCTCGAGGCCCACCGCATCATGGGCGCTTATCTGAAGGGGAAGGATATCAAGCACCAGCGGGTCTTTATCGCCCGGTCCGATCCGGCCATGAACTACGGCATGGTGAGCGCGATCCTCTGCAACAAGATCGCGCTCCAGCGGCTGCGGAGGCTCTCCGAGGAGACGGGCGTTGCCCTCTATCCCATACTCGGTGCCGGCTCCGCGCCGTTCAGGGGGCATCTCACCCCTGATACGGTCGACATGATGCTCGAAGAATATCCCGATGTCCAGACCTTCACCATTCAGTCGGCGTTCAAGTACGACTATCCGGTCTCGTCGGTCATCACCGCAATCGAGACCCTCAGGAAGACGCAGATGACGCGGGGCTATGACCTTGACGAGGGGAAGTGCATCGAGATCATCGAAAAGGTGTCGGCGGAGTACCGGCGGCTGATAGAGCATCTCGCCCCGCTCATCAATCACCTGGCGGGGTTCGTTCCGAGGCGGCGGATGCGGAAGCTCCATGTCGGCCTTTTCGGGTATGCCCGGAGCGTCGGCGCGACTTCGCTGCCGAGGGTCATCAGCTTCTGTGCGGCCTGCTACTCCATCGGTTTGCCGCCGGAGCTCCTCGGGCTGAATGTCCTTACCTGCGAGGACATCGCCTGCATGAAGGATATGCATGTGAATTTCATGTTCGATATGAAGACCGCGATGTCCTTTTTCAACGAGGAGGTGCTCGCCCTGCTTCCGGATGAGGTGAGGAGGTCGCTCCGGCTCGACTGGGGGGAATACCGCGTACTCCCCGAGTACAGGGAGGTGACGTCGCGGCTCATACGGGCGCTCAGGGAGAACGACCGTGCGAATATCCAGGGGATGCTCGTAGAGGCGGCGCACATAAGAAAGTTCCTGGGATAG
- a CDS encoding biotin/lipoyl-containing protein has protein sequence MSPREVVKAVRSAPGVFLTSTGMRDAGQSDYKNRHRIYDLKTLAPFYNEMGLFSAECHGGARWHVGVMNRRETPFEEIDLLRELMPNVLLQTLIRETNLFGYRPYPKNLIEYVVSRVDIDVWRCFSFLNDVRNMRTVAEVVMKRGRIFQPAISFTQADWTTNDYYLSVVRDMVDLCGGVDEIILCIKDMAGVGSPQRIRSLVDAIKQKYPRLEVQYHRHSTDGIAMPALLAAAQAGAKILDVQEDSLTRFYGQAPILGLQAYLEESGIAVNISRPHAEAAVQKVRDWIGHYEWAESPFKGYDHTVTEHRMPGGAFPSSFEQAANGGFLHLMPAILKVMSLYNRIIRYFDVTPGSQITWVTCSGIVNRYDKEKGAAGVRHIIQLLTKFVEGKEQVFESMEKHEQEELLQLFKNAPGDFKNLLLGGYGRLPMGWPAEWVYRSTFGEEWKAKVKERKETSPLESVADDDLERLRQSLADSLGRTPTEEEFILYLMHPKDALEVINFRERYGEAPLLLPTNVWRGGLQRPGDKVEFELWGKPYCIELVSVGAEHEGLIHVVMKVNNKTRVYTVETPRAKRVEIRMAKGPHEVGAPINGNLWRIGNPERGAIKAGDIVHKGEEIANLEAMKMENAIVAPFDGQIVEVCVKLNDTVQEGQVLFVLAKVEPKAPEPAERID, from the coding sequence ATGTCGCCCCGGGAGGTCGTCAAGGCGGTGCGGTCCGCTCCCGGCGTTTTCCTCACCTCCACCGGCATGCGCGACGCAGGGCAGTCGGACTACAAGAACCGCCACCGGATTTACGATCTCAAGACCCTCGCCCCCTTCTATAACGAGATGGGGCTCTTCAGCGCGGAGTGCCACGGCGGCGCGCGGTGGCATGTGGGGGTCATGAACCGGAGGGAGACGCCCTTCGAGGAGATCGACCTGCTCCGCGAGCTGATGCCGAACGTGCTGCTCCAGACGCTCATCCGCGAGACCAACCTCTTCGGCTACCGTCCCTATCCGAAGAACCTGATCGAATACGTGGTCTCGAGGGTCGATATCGACGTCTGGCGCTGCTTCTCGTTCCTCAACGATGTCCGCAACATGCGCACCGTCGCCGAAGTGGTGATGAAGCGGGGGAGGATCTTCCAGCCCGCCATATCCTTCACGCAGGCCGACTGGACGACCAACGACTACTATCTCAGTGTCGTGAGGGACATGGTCGATCTCTGCGGCGGCGTCGACGAGATCATCCTCTGCATCAAGGACATGGCGGGCGTCGGCAGCCCGCAGCGGATCCGCAGCCTCGTCGATGCGATCAAGCAGAAGTACCCCCGGCTCGAAGTGCAGTACCATCGCCACTCGACTGACGGCATCGCCATGCCCGCGCTCCTCGCCGCGGCACAGGCAGGGGCGAAGATCCTCGATGTGCAGGAGGATTCGCTCACGCGGTTTTACGGCCAGGCGCCCATCCTGGGGCTGCAGGCCTATCTCGAGGAGTCGGGTATCGCGGTCAACATCAGCAGGCCGCATGCGGAAGCCGCTGTCCAGAAGGTCCGCGACTGGATCGGGCATTATGAATGGGCGGAGTCGCCGTTCAAGGGATACGACCACACCGTGACCGAGCACCGGATGCCCGGCGGGGCCTTCCCGAGCTCGTTCGAGCAGGCGGCGAACGGCGGGTTCCTGCACCTCATGCCCGCCATACTGAAGGTGATGTCCCTGTACAACAGGATCATCAGGTACTTCGACGTGACCCCCGGCTCGCAGATCACCTGGGTCACCTGCAGCGGCATCGTGAACCGGTACGACAAGGAGAAGGGCGCCGCCGGCGTGCGGCACATCATACAGCTCCTTACGAAGTTCGTCGAAGGGAAGGAGCAGGTCTTCGAGAGCATGGAGAAGCACGAGCAGGAGGAGCTGCTGCAGCTCTTCAAGAATGCGCCGGGCGACTTCAAGAACCTCCTGCTCGGCGGCTATGGAAGGCTCCCGATGGGATGGCCTGCCGAGTGGGTCTACCGGAGCACCTTCGGCGAGGAGTGGAAGGCGAAGGTCAAGGAACGCAAGGAGACCTCTCCGCTCGAGTCGGTGGCTGACGACGACCTCGAACGGCTCAGGCAGAGCCTGGCCGACAGCCTCGGCAGGACGCCGACGGAAGAGGAGTTCATCCTCTATCTCATGCACCCTAAGGACGCGCTCGAGGTGATCAACTTCAGGGAGCGCTACGGCGAGGCGCCGCTCCTCCTGCCGACGAATGTCTGGAGAGGGGGACTGCAGAGGCCGGGCGACAAGGTGGAGTTCGAGCTCTGGGGCAAACCCTACTGCATCGAGCTCGTCTCGGTGGGCGCCGAGCACGAGGGACTGATCCATGTCGTCATGAAGGTGAACAACAAGACGCGGGTCTACACCGTCGAGACGCCGAGGGCGAAGCGGGTCGAGATACGGATGGCCAAGGGGCCGCACGAGGTCGGCGCGCCGATCAACGGCAATCTCTGGAGGATCGGCAACCCCGAGCGCGGCGCCATCAAGGCCGGCGACATCGTCCACAAGGGAGAGGAGATCGCGAACCTCGAGGCGATGAAGATGGAGAACGCGATCGTGGCGCCCTTCGACGGGCAGATCGTCGAGGTCTGCGTGAAGCTGAACGATACGGTGCAGGAGGGGCAGGTGCTCTTCGTGCTCGCGAAAGTAGAGCCCAAGGCCCCGGAGCCTGCCGAGAGAATCGATTAG
- a CDS encoding selenium metabolism-associated LysR family transcriptional regulator, whose protein sequence is MDIKLKLFCAVAETRSFSKASKIVHLTQPAVSLQIQALEEFFETKLFDRSEGAVRLTPSGRILYRHAKHLLQHYTDIEKEIGKVTGMIKGGITVGASTTLGNHVLPRVIIDFKRKHPKIKFSMLVSNTKRIEDLLMSGLIDLGLVEGEVSRSTLRIEPIVPDELTLIVPPAHPWARKKVVPVLDITREPFILREEGSGTRDQIEGYLKAHGVTTNDMHIALTLGSTESIKEAVEAGIGISIVSKLAVKKEVEDGRLKLAVLREGKILRSLSLIMPSKARLSPAVEEFALSVKSYPYEHLSAGERTR, encoded by the coding sequence ATGGATATCAAGCTGAAGCTCTTCTGCGCGGTCGCCGAAACCAGGAGTTTCTCGAAGGCCTCCAAGATCGTCCATCTCACCCAGCCCGCGGTAAGCCTCCAGATACAGGCGCTCGAAGAGTTTTTCGAGACCAAGCTCTTCGACCGGTCCGAGGGGGCTGTCAGGCTGACTCCTTCCGGGAGGATTCTCTACCGGCATGCAAAACACCTGCTCCAGCACTACACCGATATCGAGAAGGAGATCGGGAAAGTCACCGGCATGATCAAAGGCGGCATCACGGTGGGCGCGAGCACCACGCTCGGCAACCACGTCCTGCCCCGCGTCATCATCGACTTCAAGAGGAAGCATCCCAAGATCAAGTTCAGCATGCTCGTGAGCAACACGAAACGGATCGAGGATCTCCTCATGTCCGGGCTGATCGACCTCGGCCTGGTCGAGGGGGAAGTCTCCCGGTCCACCCTGCGCATAGAGCCGATCGTGCCGGATGAGCTGACCCTGATCGTCCCCCCTGCCCACCCGTGGGCGCGGAAGAAGGTGGTCCCCGTGCTCGACATCACGCGAGAGCCCTTCATCCTGCGGGAAGAGGGCTCGGGCACGAGGGACCAGATCGAAGGATACCTGAAGGCCCACGGCGTCACTACCAACGATATGCATATCGCCTTGACCCTGGGGAGCACGGAATCCATAAAAGAGGCCGTCGAAGCGGGCATCGGGATATCCATCGTCTCGAAACTGGCGGTAAAGAAAGAGGTGGAAGACGGGAGGCTGAAGCTGGCGGTCCTCAGGGAGGGGAAGATACTCAGGAGCCTCTCCCTCATCATGCCGTCGAAGGCCCGGCTCTCGCCCGCCGTCGAAGAATTCGCCCTCTCCGTCAAATCCTACCCTTACGAGCACCTCTCCGCAGGAGAACGCACCCGCTAA
- a CDS encoding cation-translocating P-type ATPase — protein sequence MRWHQKNIEDTIGGLRCSPQGLSPEEAQRRLAEYGRNELREKKRRTPFMMFLDQFRDFMIMVLIAAALVSGIIGEPSDTIAIIVIIVLNAIIGFVQEYRAEKAIAALRKLAAPTATVIRGGVPTDVPAAELVPGDIVLLEAGKIVPADMRLVEAAQLRIEEAALTGESVPVDKHTCALYDESLPLGDRKNMVYNGTMVSYGRGSGVVVATGMETELGRVAGMIQEEEEVKTPLQKRLAAFGQKLAVAVIAICAVVFIVGLLRGEPALHMLLTAISLAVAAIPEALPAVVTISLALGAKKMVRQNALVRKLPAVETLGSVTYICSDKTGTLTLNRMTVEELYVEGRVVGAEELSAEGTGARKLMLTALALSNDAQQGAEGDILGDPTEVALYSIAQEKGFEKASVEKELPRVAELPFDSDRKAMTTFHSVPPDFPAAGKGGFVSFTKGAVESLVEKAADELTAEGVRELDRRALLKTAERMAAEGLRVLCIGMRRWEAVPQELTPEAVETGLTIIGLVGMMDPPREEAKEAVSLCKSAGIKPVMITGDHPLTARAIAQRLGILEREEGRSITTGRELEKLPLEEFEERVEHIRVYARVAPEQKLKIIRALQDRGQFVAMTGDGVNDAPALKRADIGIAMGITGTDVAKQAAHMVLLDDNFATIVKAVKEGRRIFDNIRKFIRYTMTSNSGEIWTIFLAPFFGLPIPLLPIHILWINLVTDGLPGLALTAEPAERKIMQRNPRHPRESIFAHGLGTHILWVGLLMGAASIFTQAWAIQAGIANWQTMVFTVLCLNQMGHVLAIRSERESLFRQGLFSNKPLFGAFLLTFVLQMATIYAPFLNPIFKTQPLSLRELLITLALSGVVFIGVEIEKWLKRRSGE from the coding sequence ATGCGTTGGCATCAGAAAAACATCGAGGATACCATCGGAGGACTGCGCTGCTCTCCTCAGGGGCTCTCCCCTGAGGAGGCGCAGCGGCGCCTTGCCGAGTACGGACGGAACGAGCTCAGAGAGAAGAAGCGCAGGACGCCCTTCATGATGTTCCTCGACCAGTTCAGGGACTTCATGATCATGGTCCTCATCGCTGCTGCGCTGGTCTCGGGCATCATCGGCGAGCCTTCCGATACCATCGCCATCATCGTCATTATTGTCCTCAATGCGATCATCGGCTTCGTCCAGGAGTACCGGGCCGAAAAGGCGATAGCCGCGCTCAGGAAGCTGGCGGCTCCCACGGCGACGGTGATCAGGGGAGGTGTGCCGACCGATGTCCCTGCAGCGGAGCTGGTGCCGGGCGACATCGTGCTGCTCGAAGCGGGAAAGATCGTGCCCGCCGACATGCGTTTGGTCGAGGCGGCGCAGCTGCGGATCGAAGAGGCTGCCCTCACCGGCGAGTCCGTGCCGGTCGACAAGCATACCTGTGCATTGTATGACGAGTCGCTTCCGCTCGGCGACCGCAAGAACATGGTCTACAACGGGACGATGGTCTCCTACGGAAGAGGGAGCGGTGTGGTCGTCGCCACCGGCATGGAGACGGAGCTCGGGAGAGTCGCCGGCATGATCCAGGAAGAAGAGGAGGTGAAGACCCCGCTCCAGAAGCGGCTCGCTGCATTCGGCCAGAAGCTGGCGGTAGCGGTCATCGCCATCTGTGCAGTCGTCTTTATTGTCGGCCTCCTCAGGGGTGAGCCGGCACTCCATATGCTCCTTACCGCGATCTCGCTCGCCGTCGCGGCGATCCCGGAGGCGCTGCCGGCGGTGGTGACGATATCGCTTGCGCTGGGCGCAAAGAAGATGGTGCGGCAGAACGCCCTGGTGCGGAAGCTCCCTGCGGTCGAGACCCTGGGGTCGGTCACCTACATCTGCTCGGACAAGACCGGCACCCTGACCCTGAACCGCATGACCGTCGAGGAGCTCTACGTCGAGGGCAGGGTGGTGGGAGCGGAAGAATTGAGCGCGGAAGGAACAGGCGCCCGGAAGCTGATGCTCACGGCCCTTGCGCTGAGCAATGATGCGCAGCAGGGAGCGGAAGGGGATATCCTGGGAGACCCTACCGAGGTGGCCCTCTACAGCATTGCACAGGAGAAAGGCTTCGAGAAGGCATCGGTCGAAAAGGAGCTCCCCCGTGTTGCCGAGCTGCCGTTCGATTCCGACCGGAAGGCGATGACCACGTTTCATAGCGTGCCTCCCGATTTTCCCGCAGCAGGGAAAGGGGGATTCGTCTCCTTCACCAAGGGAGCAGTGGAGTCGCTCGTGGAGAAGGCAGCGGACGAGCTGACTGCCGAAGGAGTGAGGGAGCTCGACAGGCGGGCGCTGCTGAAGACCGCTGAGCGGATGGCGGCAGAGGGGTTGCGGGTCTTATGCATCGGGATGAGGCGGTGGGAGGCGGTACCTCAGGAGCTGACCCCCGAGGCGGTCGAGACGGGCCTGACGATCATCGGGCTGGTGGGGATGATGGACCCGCCGCGGGAGGAGGCGAAGGAGGCGGTCTCGTTGTGCAAGAGCGCGGGGATAAAGCCGGTCATGATCACGGGAGACCATCCGCTGACGGCCCGTGCCATAGCGCAGCGGCTGGGCATCCTGGAGCGTGAGGAGGGCAGATCGATCACGACGGGGCGGGAGCTGGAGAAGCTGCCGCTGGAGGAGTTCGAGGAGCGGGTGGAGCATATCCGGGTGTATGCGCGGGTAGCGCCCGAGCAGAAGCTGAAGATCATCCGGGCGCTGCAGGACAGGGGACAGTTCGTGGCGATGACGGGAGACGGGGTGAATGACGCTCCTGCGCTGAAGCGTGCGGATATCGGGATTGCCATGGGGATTACCGGCACCGATGTAGCGAAGCAGGCGGCCCATATGGTCCTTTTGGACGACAACTTCGCCACCATCGTCAAGGCCGTCAAGGAAGGCAGAAGAATCTTCGACAATATCCGCAAATTCATACGATACACCATGACGAGCAATTCGGGCGAGATATGGACGATCTTTCTGGCTCCCTTCTTCGGGCTCCCCATCCCGCTGCTCCCGATCCATATCCTCTGGATAAACCTGGTGACCGACGGCCTGCCGGGGCTCGCCCTGACCGCCGAGCCGGCGGAACGCAAGATCATGCAGCGGAACCCCCGCCATCCCCGGGAGAGCATCTTCGCCCACGGCCTCGGGACCCATATCCTATGGGTCGGACTGCTGATGGGGGCAGCGTCCATATTCACACAGGCATGGGCTATCCAGGCCGGCATCGCCAACTGGCAGACGATGGTCTTCACCGTCCTCTGTCTTAACCAGATGGGACACGTTCTTGCAATACGCTCTGAAAGAGAATCCCTTTTCAGGCAGGGGCTTTTCTCGAACAAGCCTCTTTTCGGCGCCTTCCTGTTGACCTTTGTCCTGCAGATGGCGACCATATATGCCCCCTTCCTGAATCCGATTTTCAAAACACAGCCCCTCTCTCTCCGTGAGCTGCTGATCACGCTTGCCCTCTCCGGGGTGGTCTTCATCGGCGTCGAGATCGAGAAGTGGCTGAAGCGGCGGAGCGGTGAGTGA
- a CDS encoding zf-TFIIB domain-containing protein, with protein sequence MKPSEREEEYVARKEYERLRKIEEEKHERLAEEEKKRLKELHLMRCPKCGMELIEIDYKAIKVDKCSECEGIWLDAGELEAVSRLEKGGLDKLFSVFKK encoded by the coding sequence ATGAAGCCAAGCGAGAGAGAAGAGGAGTATGTAGCGCGGAAGGAGTATGAGAGGTTACGGAAGATCGAGGAGGAGAAGCATGAGCGGCTCGCCGAAGAGGAGAAGAAGCGGCTCAAAGAGCTCCATCTCATGCGCTGCCCCAAGTGCGGCATGGAGCTGATAGAGATCGACTACAAGGCCATAAAGGTCGATAAGTGCTCGGAGTGCGAAGGGATATGGCTCGATGCCGGAGAGCTCGAGGCCGTATCGCGGCTCGAGAAAGGCGGCCTCGACAAGCTCTTCAGCGTGTTCAAGAAGTAG
- a CDS encoding carbonic anhydrase, producing the protein MDKLYKGIHTFQRSYFKREEDFFRRLSAAQTPEVLFITCADSRVDPNLVTQSRPGELFIVRNVGNIIPPYDAIKDKNSVAAALEFAVLVLKVKDIIVCGHSNCGAMQALYSDEDAFRRTPHLGEWLDLARPVRRIVERFYPQAHTSSAVRLRITEEENILLQLKNIQSYPFVSRALEEGSLHLHGWYYDIGMGSICSYNPSTDRFEGIGGRA; encoded by the coding sequence GTGGATAAGCTCTACAAGGGCATTCATACCTTTCAACGGTCCTATTTCAAGAGGGAGGAAGATTTCTTCAGGCGGCTTTCGGCGGCGCAGACGCCGGAGGTGCTCTTCATCACCTGCGCCGATTCGCGCGTGGACCCCAATCTCGTCACCCAGAGCAGGCCCGGGGAGCTCTTCATCGTGCGGAACGTGGGCAACATCATCCCGCCCTACGATGCCATCAAGGATAAAAACAGCGTCGCCGCTGCGCTGGAGTTCGCCGTTCTCGTGCTGAAGGTGAAAGATATCATCGTCTGCGGGCATTCGAACTGCGGGGCCATGCAGGCGCTCTACAGCGACGAGGATGCCTTCAGGCGTACTCCCCACCTCGGCGAGTGGCTCGATCTCGCGAGGCCGGTGCGCCGCATCGTCGAACGGTTCTACCCGCAGGCGCATACGTCGTCGGCGGTCCGCCTGCGGATCACCGAGGAAGAGAACATCCTGCTGCAGCTGAAGAATATCCAGTCCTACCCGTTCGTCTCGCGGGCGCTCGAAGAGGGCAGCCTGCATCTCCACGGGTGGTACTACGACATAGGGATGGGGAGCATCTGCTCCTACAATCCGTCGACCGACCGCTTCGAGGGGATCGGGGGCAGGGCATGA
- a CDS encoding NADH-ubiquinone oxidoreductase-F iron-sulfur binding region domain-containing protein yields the protein MKARLDGRRAAGRIMTKLRNREDLVALRSGLKEEPSDSGMQKVKVCCGTACAAMGSHEVVAALEDEGRKKGLPLDVVKTGCQGMCQKGPVMRTDPENIFYQKVRPEHAGPMISYLSRGEDHFRQGLYREDITSEPIPEMTEIPFYKKQMRVALRNNDKIDPRNIHHYLAVGGYGALEKALFSMTPEEVLHEVDRANLRGRGGAGFPAGQKWRHTKGATGSVKFVIANGDEGDPGAFMDRSIMEGDPHSLFEGMLLCAYATGAQYGFIYVRHEYPLAVKNLRHAIRQAGELGLLGQNILGTGFSFHLDVREGAGAFVCGEASALVASIEGERGYPRTRPPLPSEVGGGVWGYPSTINNIETLACVPVIIEKGAEWFRSIGTESAPGTKVFALTGKVRNTGLIEVPMGTTLREIIFDIGGGILEGRAFKAVQTGGPSGGCIPASHLDLPVDFDSLIRVGSMMGSGGMVVMDEDTCMVDVAKYFLSFTQSESCGKCPPCRIGTYQMLQILERITRGEGRHGDIERLIQLGKNIQKGSLCGLGKSAPNPILSVIKYFREEVEEHVYDRYCRAQVCAGLGVFIINQTECLRCGLCKESCAFDAVKETRDQYFIDRDYCTQCRACYNVCPVQAVTIHKQSVVRLQEQFGIPSENIEVLERSARMTLKDLLQSKPMRVETCSPDCIVADAVTIMDGKNIGSLIVADANGELIGIFTERDIMHCFVKGVQFKNEVMRNVMTPNPITLDASADLGVAINLMSERKIRHLPVTENEKVIGIISYRDVVSYLLPEVIYLSEDIY from the coding sequence GTGAAAGCGAGGCTCGACGGCAGAAGAGCGGCAGGGAGGATCATGACGAAGCTGAGGAACAGAGAGGATTTGGTGGCGCTGCGGAGCGGCCTGAAAGAGGAGCCGTCCGATAGCGGTATGCAAAAGGTAAAGGTGTGCTGCGGCACCGCCTGCGCGGCGATGGGATCGCACGAGGTCGTCGCCGCCCTCGAGGACGAGGGCCGTAAGAAAGGGCTTCCCCTGGATGTCGTCAAGACCGGCTGCCAGGGCATGTGCCAGAAGGGGCCGGTCATGAGGACCGATCCCGAGAATATCTTCTACCAGAAGGTCCGGCCGGAGCATGCAGGGCCTATGATAAGTTATCTGTCCCGGGGCGAGGACCACTTCAGGCAGGGGCTCTACCGGGAGGATATCACGAGCGAGCCCATCCCCGAGATGACGGAGATCCCTTTCTACAAGAAACAGATGAGGGTCGCGCTGAGGAACAACGACAAGATCGATCCCCGCAACATTCACCACTATCTTGCGGTCGGCGGTTACGGCGCGCTCGAGAAGGCGCTCTTCTCGATGACCCCCGAGGAGGTGCTGCACGAGGTCGACCGCGCGAATCTGAGAGGAAGGGGCGGCGCCGGGTTCCCCGCGGGCCAGAAGTGGCGGCACACCAAGGGCGCGACGGGCAGCGTGAAGTTCGTCATTGCCAACGGCGACGAGGGGGACCCGGGAGCGTTCATGGACCGCTCGATCATGGAAGGCGATCCCCACAGTCTCTTCGAGGGCATGCTCCTCTGCGCCTATGCTACGGGTGCGCAGTACGGTTTCATCTATGTGCGGCATGAATACCCCCTTGCGGTCAAGAATCTCAGGCATGCCATTCGTCAGGCCGGGGAGCTGGGGCTCCTCGGGCAGAATATTCTCGGCACGGGCTTCAGCTTCCACCTCGATGTGCGCGAGGGCGCAGGGGCCTTTGTCTGCGGCGAGGCGTCGGCGCTCGTCGCCTCGATCGAGGGCGAGCGCGGATATCCGAGGACCCGGCCGCCGCTTCCCTCGGAAGTGGGGGGAGGGGTGTGGGGCTATCCGAGCACCATTAACAACATCGAGACCCTCGCCTGCGTTCCGGTCATCATCGAGAAGGGAGCGGAGTGGTTCAGGAGCATAGGGACCGAGAGCGCGCCGGGCACGAAGGTCTTCGCTCTCACCGGCAAGGTGAGGAATACGGGGCTCATCGAGGTCCCGATGGGTACGACCCTGCGGGAGATCATCTTCGATATCGGCGGCGGGATTCTCGAGGGCAGGGCGTTCAAGGCGGTCCAGACCGGCGGCCCCTCCGGCGGCTGCATCCCGGCGAGCCATCTCGATCTGCCGGTCGATTTCGATTCGCTCATCCGCGTCGGGTCGATGATGGGCTCGGGCGGCATGGTGGTCATGGACGAGGACACCTGCATGGTCGATGTAGCGAAATACTTCCTCTCCTTCACGCAGTCCGAGTCGTGCGGCAAGTGCCCGCCCTGCAGGATCGGCACCTACCAGATGCTCCAGATCCTGGAGCGGATCACCAGGGGAGAGGGCCGGCACGGCGATATCGAGCGGTTGATTCAGCTCGGCAAGAACATACAGAAGGGCTCGCTCTGCGGCCTCGGCAAGAGCGCTCCGAACCCGATCCTCTCGGTAATCAAGTACTTCAGGGAGGAGGTCGAGGAGCATGTCTATGACCGCTACTGCCGCGCCCAGGTCTGCGCGGGGCTGGGCGTGTTCATCATCAACCAGACCGAGTGCCTGCGGTGCGGCCTCTGCAAGGAGTCCTGCGCCTTCGATGCGGTCAAGGAGACACGGGACCAGTATTTTATCGACCGCGATTACTGCACCCAGTGCAGGGCGTGCTACAACGTCTGCCCGGTGCAGGCGGTCACTATTCACAAGCAGAGCGTGGTGAGGCTGCAGGAGCAGTTCGGCATACCGTCGGAAAATATCGAAGTACTCGAAAGGAGCGCGCGAATGACGTTAAAGGATCTTCTTCAGAGCAAGCCGATGCGCGTCGAGACCTGCAGTCCCGACTGCATTGTCGCCGATGCGGTTACGATCATGGACGGCAAGAACATCGGCTCCTTGATCGTGGCCGATGCGAACGGGGAGCTCATCGGTATCTTCACCGAGAGGGACATTATGCACTGCTTCGTCAAAGGGGTCCAGTTCAAGAACGAAGTGATGAGGAATGTCATGACCCCCAACCCGATAACGCTCGACGCCTCGGCCGACCTCGGCGTTGCCATCAATCTCATGTCCGAGAGGAAGATCAGGCATCTGCCGGTGACCGAAAACGAGAAGGTCATAGGGATCATCTCCTACCGGGATGTCGTCTCTTACCTGCTCCCCGAGGTGATCTATCTGTCGGAGGACATTTATTAG